The following are encoded together in the Halopiger aswanensis genome:
- a CDS encoding ATPase has translation MTDAAADGADDRDTDPDADSDRGDPVGVVLMTMLIVLVSCGAIVAAIGPEFVTDPSPVETEGAEEGDQLESIGGDDDGRVADASQSIDDADSNSNSSETETDSADGSTDAETDENETTSDAAADDGDEGDGADEEQAEDDDSEAEADEGEDGEDDEAEDGEDDDREDEEDDDEAADEDEDGEDEADEDNADEDGEDDESDGGEDENETDEEDRTDENDGETDDENEDELGTDGGDGSSETDTEDEESEDDAASDFDPEADAEDSDDDDETDAADADTAADESEADADDDAVDESSETDDEAGEEGDQDADSESDAGDAGDEPESEDDADDDGFLGPINSFLEEVFDFGDDDDGE, from the coding sequence ATGACAGACGCGGCCGCGGACGGAGCGGACGATCGGGACACGGATCCGGATGCGGATTCGGATCGAGGGGATCCCGTCGGCGTGGTCCTCATGACGATGCTGATCGTCCTCGTCTCGTGTGGCGCGATCGTCGCCGCCATCGGTCCCGAGTTCGTCACCGACCCGTCGCCGGTCGAAACGGAGGGGGCCGAGGAGGGCGACCAACTCGAGTCGATCGGGGGCGATGACGACGGTCGCGTCGCCGACGCGTCGCAGTCGATCGACGACGCGGACTCGAACTCGAACTCGAGCGAAACCGAGACGGATTCGGCGGACGGTTCGACCGACGCCGAGACCGACGAAAACGAAACGACGAGCGACGCGGCCGCAGACGATGGGGACGAAGGAGACGGAGCGGACGAGGAGCAAGCGGAGGACGATGATTCGGAAGCCGAAGCGGACGAAGGTGAGGACGGCGAGGATGACGAAGCTGAGGACGGCGAAGATGACGATCGAGAGGACGAGGAGGACGACGACGAAGCTGCTGATGAGGACGAAGACGGTGAAGACGAGGCGGACGAAGATAACGCCGATGAGGACGGCGAGGACGACGAGAGCGACGGAGGAGAAGACGAAAACGAGACCGACGAGGAGGACAGGACGGATGAGAATGACGGCGAGACCGACGACGAGAACGAGGACGAACTCGGGACCGATGGCGGCGACGGATCCAGCGAGACGGATACCGAGGACGAGGAGTCGGAAGACGACGCGGCGTCCGATTTCGATCCCGAAGCGGACGCGGAAGACTCCGACGACGATGACGAGACCGACGCCGCGGACGCCGACACCGCGGCGGACGAGAGCGAAGCCGATGCAGACGACGACGCGGTGGACGAGTCATCCGAGACGGACGACGAAGCCGGCGAGGAGGGAGACCAGGACGCCGACTCCGAGAGCGATGCCGGCGACGCTGGCGACGAACCCGAATCGGAAGACGACGCTGACGACGACGGATTCTTGGGCCCGATCAATTCCTTCCTCGAGGAGGTCTTCGATTTCGGCGATGACGACGACGGCGAGTAA
- a CDS encoding ABC transporter ATP-binding protein: MPAIETSALTKRYGDDVLAVDDLELVVEDGEIFGFLGPNGAGKSTTINMLLDFVRPTTGRATVLGHDAQDEADVIRERIGVLPEGATLYDRLTGREHLEWVIDTKGSDEDPDALLERVGLEPADGDRSAGGYSKGMQQRLGFAMALVGDPDLLVLDEPSSGLDPTGMQEMREIIAAEADRGTTVFFSSHILGEVEAICDRVGIMNAGRLVATGTLDALRADLDLDASITLEVERVPDALVDDLERHEGVRSVTVDDSRIAVSCAATPVKYDVVTAVGEVADVRDIVSEDTSLEQLFNTYTNGEQPAVGAAGADRAESSEAVEEVSA; encoded by the coding sequence GTGCCCGCTATCGAAACCTCCGCACTGACGAAACGGTACGGCGACGACGTCCTCGCCGTCGACGACCTCGAGTTGGTCGTCGAGGACGGCGAGATATTCGGCTTTCTCGGCCCCAACGGCGCCGGGAAGTCGACGACGATCAATATGCTCTTAGATTTCGTCCGGCCCACCACAGGCCGCGCAACGGTACTCGGCCACGACGCGCAGGACGAGGCCGACGTCATCCGCGAGCGTATCGGGGTCCTCCCCGAAGGTGCGACGCTGTACGATCGGCTTACCGGCCGCGAACACCTCGAGTGGGTGATCGACACCAAGGGGTCGGACGAGGACCCCGACGCCCTGCTCGAGCGGGTCGGTCTCGAGCCCGCGGACGGTGACCGATCCGCCGGCGGCTACTCGAAGGGGATGCAACAGCGGCTCGGCTTCGCGATGGCGCTGGTCGGCGATCCCGATCTGCTCGTCCTCGACGAACCCTCGTCGGGGCTCGACCCGACTGGCATGCAGGAAATGCGCGAGATCATCGCCGCCGAAGCCGACCGCGGCACGACGGTGTTCTTCTCGAGCCACATCCTCGGCGAGGTCGAGGCGATCTGCGACCGCGTCGGGATCATGAACGCCGGGCGGCTCGTCGCGACCGGAACCCTCGACGCGCTGCGGGCGGATCTCGACCTCGACGCCTCGATCACGCTCGAGGTCGAGCGCGTGCCGGACGCGCTCGTCGACGACCTCGAGCGCCACGAGGGCGTCCGCTCGGTGACCGTCGACGACTCGAGGATCGCGGTCTCCTGCGCCGCGACGCCGGTGAAGTACGACGTCGTGACGGCGGTGGGCGAGGTCGCCGACGTCCGCGACATCGTCTCGGAGGACACGTCGCTCGAGCAGCTGTTCAACACGTACACGAACGGCGAGCAGCCGGCAGTGGGAGCTGCCGGCGCTGACCGTGCTGAGTCGTCGGAAGCCGTCGAGGAGGTATCCGCATGA
- a CDS encoding TorD/DmsD family molecular chaperone has protein sequence MSMDMEAVYAARLDLVEFLITATHDAPPEEFLEDVLSGDVASPSGSVNDDLDTGFDLLEQFIDQNRDRPLEEVADELEVEYTRLFVGPRPPVIPHETYHREDTDYLGDGLPKVEASYGAAGWSPPEDYPEENDHVAVELAFLRYLVRSQYQGREETLGYQRVFHEEHLSHWIDDCAASIVEEADEPFYEAVGHLLAGYAAFEEEIALQVS, from the coding sequence ATGAGTATGGATATGGAAGCCGTCTACGCGGCACGACTCGATCTGGTCGAGTTCCTGATCACCGCAACCCACGACGCGCCGCCCGAGGAGTTCCTCGAGGACGTCCTCAGCGGGGACGTTGCGTCGCCCTCGGGGAGCGTCAACGACGACCTCGATACGGGATTCGACCTGCTGGAACAGTTCATCGACCAAAACCGCGACCGGCCGCTCGAGGAGGTCGCCGACGAGCTCGAGGTGGAGTACACGCGGCTGTTCGTCGGGCCGCGGCCGCCGGTAATTCCCCACGAGACGTACCACCGCGAGGACACGGACTACCTGGGCGACGGCCTCCCGAAGGTCGAAGCGAGCTACGGCGCGGCGGGCTGGAGTCCGCCCGAGGATTACCCCGAGGAGAACGACCACGTCGCGGTCGAACTCGCCTTCCTGCGGTACTTAGTCCGGTCCCAGTACCAGGGCCGAGAGGAGACGCTGGGCTACCAGCGGGTCTTCCACGAGGAACACCTCTCGCACTGGATCGACGACTGCGCGGCGTCGATCGTCGAGGAAGCGGACGAGCCGTTCTACGAGGCGGTCGGCCACCTTCTCGCCGGCTACGCCGCGTTCGAAGAAGAGATCGCCCTGCAGGTTAGCTGA
- a CDS encoding DUF7124 domain-containing protein, producing MTERIDLDELDVGDDDEPEEESNPGDWFWRGEGDPEDEPPRTTGPAVKSDDAGEDSDGAEAPGADGNANAVDQNSQPAPHVPKAESGKPVGIPAATGGAGAGAGADDGGEPGAAEPAEPRPAGSAAEGPHGGGVDDMTIAFTYQALQHLEHPAAVFADAYSWSDWIGIVGDVGTPAITKFQRDHNLDADFFTGSGTDPSERLAEIDRTSMFYAERMVVIGTGERGETIADAADWEYIPLETAAEKAGWELS from the coding sequence GTGACCGAACGAATCGACCTCGACGAACTCGACGTCGGCGACGACGACGAGCCGGAGGAGGAATCGAACCCCGGCGACTGGTTCTGGCGCGGCGAGGGCGACCCGGAGGACGAGCCGCCGCGAACGACCGGCCCGGCGGTGAAGTCGGACGACGCTGGCGAAGATAGCGACGGCGCGGAGGCACCCGGCGCCGACGGGAACGCGAACGCAGTCGACCAGAACTCGCAGCCGGCCCCCCACGTACCGAAAGCGGAGTCGGGGAAGCCGGTCGGGATTCCGGCGGCGACCGGAGGCGCCGGTGCCGGTGCCGGCGCGGACGACGGTGGGGAGCCAGGCGCAGCCGAACCGGCGGAACCTCGCCCCGCAGGATCGGCCGCGGAGGGACCCCACGGCGGCGGCGTCGACGACATGACGATCGCCTTTACCTACCAGGCGCTCCAGCACCTCGAGCATCCGGCGGCCGTCTTCGCGGACGCCTACAGTTGGAGCGACTGGATCGGGATCGTCGGCGACGTCGGCACGCCCGCGATCACGAAGTTCCAGCGCGATCACAACCTCGACGCCGACTTCTTTACCGGTAGCGGAACGGACCCGAGCGAACGGCTCGCCGAGATCGACCGCACGTCGATGTTCTACGCCGAGCGGATGGTCGTCATCGGCACCGGCGAGCGCGGCGAGACCATCGCCGACGCCGCCGACTGGGAGTACATCCCGCTCGAGACCGCGGCGGAAAAGGCGGGCTGGGAGCTGTCATAG
- a CDS encoding ABC transporter permease produces the protein MSTLSVARKDLLDVRRSKTVWAVGALYTLFAVLFFYLGQISTSEPDVIMQLLSLASIGALFIPLIALVTAYLAIAGERESGSIKYLLSLPNTRRDVVLGKYLSRGAVVGAAIVFAFAVGAVLTLLWYPSLEAATFARVVGLTLLFTLAYVAVAIGISAATSSRSRAMGGAIGFYFVGNLLMVFPGLSIVGLFQYALNDRLGLGISEHAFEFVRRLSPTVAYEEAMPLAFPNDEITLTGTTDVPAYLEPEVAVLVLVAWLVVPVALGLWHFDRVDLG, from the coding sequence ATGAGCACCCTCTCGGTCGCCAGGAAGGATTTGCTCGACGTTCGGCGGTCGAAAACCGTCTGGGCGGTCGGAGCGCTGTACACGCTGTTCGCGGTGCTGTTTTTCTACCTCGGCCAGATCAGCACGTCCGAACCCGACGTCATCATGCAACTCCTTTCGCTTGCGAGCATCGGCGCGCTGTTCATTCCGCTCATCGCGCTCGTCACCGCCTACCTCGCCATCGCCGGCGAACGGGAGTCGGGGAGCATCAAGTACCTGCTCTCGTTGCCGAACACGCGCCGCGACGTCGTCCTCGGGAAGTACCTCTCCCGCGGGGCCGTCGTCGGCGCCGCGATCGTCTTCGCGTTCGCCGTCGGTGCGGTGCTGACGCTGCTCTGGTATCCGTCGCTCGAGGCGGCCACCTTCGCTCGAGTCGTCGGTCTGACGCTGTTGTTTACGCTGGCGTACGTCGCGGTCGCGATCGGCATTTCGGCGGCGACGAGTTCCCGGTCGCGCGCGATGGGCGGCGCGATCGGCTTTTACTTCGTCGGCAACCTGCTGATGGTCTTCCCGGGGCTCTCGATCGTCGGCCTGTTCCAGTACGCGCTGAACGACCGCCTCGGGTTGGGCATCTCGGAACACGCGTTCGAGTTCGTACGGCGACTCAGCCCGACCGTCGCGTACGAGGAAGCCATGCCGCTGGCGTTCCCGAACGACGAGATCACGCTCACCGGGACCACGGACGTGCCCGCGTACCTCGAGCCCGAGGTCGCCGTGCTCGTGCTGGTCGCCTGGCTCGTCGTGCCGGTCGCGCTCGGACTGTGGCACTTCGATCGCGTCGATCTCGGGTGA
- a CDS encoding glycosyltransferase: protein MRVAFVSLATVHHRDTETNRRMQTIWELLEEAGHDVHVFCAQFWDGEHDTFEREDVTYHGLVSEPDARSSFALRLPTALAGAKPDIVHASANPPSQVVAASVGATLARAPTVLEWYGDGGVRNDRWHRWAAGRADRIHVPSELVATWLRELGVSEDAIETVPNPIDLERIRSVEPDDRVDVVYARRLDEGANLESLLLGLAELRDRDWSATVIGDGPERENYEQLASDLRIDDRITFAGECSLEERIAAYRGAHVFAQTAEHCVFPTEMLWALASGCVGIVEYHVDSSAHELVEGWDRGFRTTSEEELADAIVAAGDLEHREYDDRFAEYDRDVVRDRYLVTYRTLQESTGFF from the coding sequence ATGCGCGTCGCGTTCGTCTCGTTAGCAACGGTCCACCACCGCGACACCGAGACGAACCGGCGCATGCAGACGATCTGGGAGTTACTCGAGGAAGCGGGCCACGACGTCCACGTCTTCTGTGCACAGTTCTGGGACGGCGAGCACGACACGTTCGAGCGCGAGGACGTGACCTACCACGGACTCGTCAGCGAGCCCGACGCTCGCTCATCGTTCGCGCTCCGGCTGCCGACCGCACTCGCCGGCGCGAAACCCGATATCGTCCACGCGAGCGCGAATCCACCAAGTCAGGTGGTCGCCGCGAGCGTCGGCGCGACGCTGGCCCGCGCGCCGACGGTCCTCGAGTGGTACGGCGACGGCGGCGTCCGAAACGACCGGTGGCACCGCTGGGCGGCCGGCCGCGCCGACCGGATCCACGTGCCGTCGGAACTCGTCGCGACGTGGCTCCGGGAACTCGGCGTCAGCGAGGACGCCATCGAGACGGTCCCGAACCCGATCGATCTCGAGCGCATCCGGTCGGTCGAGCCCGACGACCGGGTCGACGTCGTCTACGCTCGCCGGCTCGACGAGGGGGCGAACCTCGAGAGCCTCCTGCTCGGGCTGGCGGAACTCCGCGATCGCGACTGGTCGGCGACGGTCATCGGCGACGGCCCCGAGCGCGAGAACTACGAACAACTCGCGAGCGACCTCCGGATCGACGACCGAATCACGTTCGCGGGCGAGTGCTCGCTCGAGGAACGGATCGCCGCCTACCGCGGCGCCCACGTCTTCGCACAGACGGCCGAGCACTGCGTGTTTCCGACGGAGATGCTCTGGGCGCTCGCGTCGGGCTGCGTCGGCATCGTCGAGTACCACGTCGACTCGAGCGCTCACGAACTCGTCGAGGGCTGGGACCGTGGCTTTCGGACCACGAGCGAGGAGGAACTGGCCGACGCCATCGTCGCAGCCGGCGACCTCGAGCACCGCGAGTACGACGACCGGTTCGCGGAGTACGATCGGGACGTCGTCCGCGACCGCTACCTCGTGACCTATCGAACGCTGCAGGAATCGACCGGCTTCTTCTAA
- a CDS encoding S9 family peptidase translates to MGYDIERYLNIRSAYGASFGPDGERLSFLMNTTGTAQVWTVREPQEWPEQRTFYDETVSFASWSPERPELIFGMDEGGNERAQIYRLDAETGEIENLTAMPDAKHRWGGWSHDGDRFAFASNRRDEAVFDIYVQGRDETGEDAELVYEGDGWLSLSGWSPDDSRLLVSQAYSNFDQDLYVLDLEADDPDLEHLTPHEGDVRYQSASWAPDGEGIYLVTDEGDADTLYLAYLDLETKDLETVADGDGWNVDGIALDDETGRFVYSRNVEGYTDLTVGEFDPDAPTEFETFPEPDLPGGISGGVSFGPDAERFALSTTGDAVNTNVFVVDLETGETEQWTRAPTAGIPPETFDESDLVHVESFDGLEVPGFLTLPDDYEEGDANDGDGVPVIVDIHGGPESQRRPSFSSVKQYFLDRGYAYFEPNVRGSAGYGADYATLDDVEKRMDSVADIEACVEWLQDHPAVDPDRIAAKGGSYGGFMVLAALTEYPDLWAAGIDVVGIANFVTFLENTGDWRRELREAEYGSLAEDREFLEEISPTNNIENIEAPLFVLHGENDPRVPVGEAEQIAEKAEAQGVPVRKLIFEDEGHGFSKLENRIEAYSAIADFLDEHV, encoded by the coding sequence ATGGGCTACGACATCGAACGCTATCTCAACATTCGCAGCGCCTACGGCGCGTCGTTCGGCCCCGACGGCGAGCGCCTCTCCTTCCTGATGAACACGACCGGCACGGCACAGGTCTGGACGGTTCGGGAGCCCCAGGAGTGGCCCGAACAGCGGACATTCTACGACGAAACGGTGAGCTTCGCCTCGTGGTCGCCCGAGCGACCCGAACTGATCTTCGGGATGGACGAGGGCGGCAACGAGCGCGCCCAAATCTACCGGCTCGACGCCGAGACGGGCGAGATCGAGAACCTGACGGCGATGCCCGACGCCAAGCACCGCTGGGGCGGCTGGAGCCACGACGGCGACCGGTTCGCGTTCGCCTCGAACCGCCGCGACGAGGCCGTCTTCGACATCTACGTGCAGGGCCGCGACGAGACCGGCGAGGACGCCGAACTCGTCTACGAGGGCGACGGCTGGCTCTCGCTGTCGGGCTGGAGCCCGGACGACTCCCGCCTGCTCGTCTCGCAGGCCTACTCCAACTTCGACCAGGACCTGTACGTCCTCGACCTCGAGGCCGACGACCCCGACCTCGAGCACCTCACGCCCCACGAGGGCGACGTGCGCTACCAGAGCGCGAGTTGGGCGCCCGACGGCGAGGGGATCTACCTCGTGACCGACGAGGGCGACGCCGATACCCTCTACCTCGCGTATCTGGACCTCGAGACGAAGGACCTCGAGACGGTCGCCGACGGGGACGGCTGGAACGTCGACGGCATCGCGCTGGACGACGAGACGGGTCGGTTCGTCTACTCGCGCAACGTCGAGGGCTACACCGATCTCACGGTCGGCGAGTTCGATCCCGACGCGCCGACCGAGTTCGAGACGTTCCCCGAGCCCGACCTGCCGGGCGGCATCTCCGGCGGCGTCAGCTTCGGTCCCGACGCCGAGCGGTTCGCGCTGTCGACGACCGGCGACGCGGTCAACACGAACGTCTTCGTGGTCGACCTCGAGACCGGTGAGACCGAGCAGTGGACCCGCGCACCCACCGCCGGTATCCCGCCCGAAACGTTCGACGAGTCCGACCTCGTCCACGTCGAGAGCTTCGACGGGCTCGAGGTGCCGGGCTTTCTCACGCTCCCGGACGACTACGAGGAGGGCGACGCGAACGACGGCGACGGCGTCCCCGTCATCGTCGACATCCACGGCGGCCCCGAGAGCCAGCGCCGCCCCTCCTTCTCTTCCGTCAAGCAGTACTTCCTCGACCGCGGCTACGCCTACTTCGAGCCCAACGTCCGCGGCTCCGCGGGCTACGGTGCCGACTACGCCACCCTCGACGACGTCGAGAAACGGATGGACTCCGTGGCGGACATCGAGGCCTGCGTCGAGTGGCTGCAGGACCACCCCGCGGTCGACCCCGACCGCATCGCCGCCAAAGGGGGGTCGTACGGCGGCTTCATGGTCTTGGCCGCGCTGACCGAGTACCCCGACCTCTGGGCGGCCGGAATCGACGTCGTCGGCATCGCCAACTTCGTGACCTTCCTCGAGAACACCGGCGACTGGCGCCGCGAACTCCGCGAAGCCGAGTACGGCTCGCTCGCGGAGGATCGGGAGTTCCTCGAGGAGATTTCGCCGACGAACAACATCGAAAACATCGAGGCGCCGCTGTTCGTCCTCCACGGCGAGAACGACCCCCGCGTTCCGGTCGGCGAGGCCGAACAGATCGCCGAGAAGGCTGAGGCGCAGGGCGTCCCCGTCCGCAAGCTGATCTTCGAGGATGAGGGGCACGGCTTCTCGAAACTCGAGAACCGCATCGAGGCCTACTCCGCGATTGCGGACTTCCTCGACGAGCACGTCTGA
- a CDS encoding aldehyde ferredoxin oxidoreductase family protein translates to MGEGDSIVRVDLTTEAVTTEPVPAEWRRKYVGGKGLGARYLYEELEAGADPLGGENALLFLTGPLTGHLPGEQRYVVVTKSPLTGAFLDSYAGGSMADRLAGSLGDHVGVLVTGRADEPVALEVADGEVSIEPADDWWGLDAREVDERVPDAAVACIGPAGENVVSYATIASDGGDHHAGRGGAGAVMGSKRLKAVVARDDAPESPPELRRLRERDEAAFADDETGRWHAASETVETVDFANEVGVLPTRGWQKGRFDGADSVGIEAVREAAFERERADDPVPGGFRVGSDDGDTVPRGSTPIALGSGLGIDDFDAVATLGSICDRLAVDVISSGNAVAWAMRASEEGHLERDLSFGDEDDARTLIEEIATRSSPLGDALADGVEAAADAYGADELIPSVKGMELPSYDPRGSAAMALAYATSDRGACHRRARPVETEAIEGDWTIAERVVTVAAEQDRRAVLWSLIADDFFGEALTPDLGAEWLAASGRAADYDPAELQRVGERIWTLVRLFNVREGFSRADDELPAQLTEPLEGGPNDGNAVAAEAFEGMLDQYYEYRGWDKEGRPTPETLERLGLADLAVDAVTNANAKRGDQQ, encoded by the coding sequence ATGGGAGAGGGGGACTCCATCGTCCGGGTCGATCTCACGACCGAAGCCGTCACGACCGAGCCGGTGCCCGCGGAGTGGCGCCGGAAGTACGTCGGCGGGAAGGGACTGGGCGCTCGCTACCTCTACGAGGAACTCGAGGCCGGAGCGGACCCGCTCGGCGGCGAGAACGCCCTGCTCTTTCTCACGGGGCCGCTGACCGGCCATCTTCCCGGCGAACAGCGGTACGTCGTCGTCACGAAGTCGCCGCTGACCGGCGCCTTCTTAGACTCCTACGCCGGCGGCTCGATGGCCGACCGGCTCGCAGGATCGCTCGGCGATCACGTCGGGGTTCTGGTGACCGGCCGCGCGGACGAACCCGTCGCCCTCGAGGTCGCCGACGGCGAGGTGTCGATCGAACCGGCCGACGACTGGTGGGGACTCGACGCCCGGGAGGTCGACGAGCGGGTCCCCGACGCGGCGGTCGCGTGTATCGGCCCCGCCGGCGAGAACGTCGTCTCGTACGCGACCATCGCCTCGGACGGCGGCGACCACCACGCCGGCCGCGGCGGCGCAGGAGCGGTTATGGGCTCGAAGCGGCTGAAGGCGGTCGTCGCCCGCGACGATGCGCCCGAATCGCCGCCGGAACTGCGGCGGCTGAGAGAGCGCGACGAGGCCGCGTTCGCCGACGACGAAACCGGCCGGTGGCACGCCGCCAGCGAGACGGTCGAAACCGTCGACTTCGCGAACGAGGTCGGCGTCCTCCCGACCCGGGGCTGGCAGAAGGGCCGCTTCGACGGCGCCGATTCGGTCGGCATCGAGGCCGTCCGCGAGGCCGCCTTCGAGCGCGAGCGGGCCGACGACCCCGTTCCCGGCGGCTTCCGCGTCGGGAGCGACGACGGCGACACCGTCCCGCGGGGCTCGACGCCGATCGCGCTGGGCTCCGGGCTCGGCATCGACGACTTCGACGCCGTCGCGACGCTGGGCTCGATCTGCGACCGGCTCGCGGTCGACGTCATCTCGAGCGGCAACGCCGTCGCCTGGGCGATGCGCGCCAGCGAAGAGGGCCACCTCGAGCGGGACCTCTCCTTCGGCGACGAGGACGACGCTCGTACGCTCATCGAGGAGATCGCGACGCGCTCGAGTCCATTAGGCGACGCGCTGGCCGACGGCGTCGAGGCGGCGGCCGACGCCTACGGCGCCGACGAGTTGATCCCGTCGGTGAAGGGGATGGAACTGCCCTCCTACGATCCGCGCGGCTCGGCCGCGATGGCGCTTGCCTACGCGACCAGCGACCGGGGGGCCTGCCACCGGCGGGCGCGACCGGTCGAGACCGAGGCGATCGAGGGCGACTGGACGATCGCCGAGCGCGTCGTGACGGTCGCCGCCGAGCAGGACCGTCGTGCGGTCCTCTGGAGCCTCATCGCGGACGATTTCTTCGGCGAGGCGCTCACGCCCGACCTCGGCGCGGAGTGGCTCGCCGCGAGCGGCCGGGCGGCCGACTACGACCCCGCGGAACTCCAGCGGGTCGGCGAGCGGATCTGGACGCTCGTGCGGCTGTTCAACGTCCGCGAGGGGTTCTCGCGGGCCGACGACGAACTGCCCGCACAGCTAACCGAGCCGCTCGAGGGCGGCCCCAACGACGGCAACGCCGTCGCAGCTGAGGCGTTCGAAGGAATGCTCGATCAGTACTACGAGTACCGCGGCTGGGACAAAGAGGGGCGACCGACCCCGGAGACGCTCGAGCGACTCGGGCTCGCGGATCTTGCGGTCGATGCAGTTACGAACGCGAACGCGAAACGAGGTGACCAACAGTGA